The following are encoded together in the Misgurnus anguillicaudatus chromosome 14, ASM2758022v2, whole genome shotgun sequence genome:
- the rfc4 gene encoding replication factor C subunit 4 isoform X1: MKMISGGDMQAFLKGASSQSVKAQKPSSSSSGGEKKQRAVPWVEKYRPKCVDEVAFQEEVVAVLKKSLEGADLPNLLFYGPPGTGKTSTILAAARELYGPELYRQRVLELNASDERGIQVVREKVKNFAQLTVAGTRPDGKPCPPFKIIILDEADSMTSAAQAALRRTMEKESRTTRFCLICNYVSRIIEPLTSRCSKFRFKPLANDIQRERLLEICEKENLKYSKEGIEALVHVSEGDLRKAITYLQSAARLNSEREITEKIIIEIAGVVPPKVIENVLQICYKGHFEKLELAVKDLIDEGYAGTNILNQLHEVIIEEKLNDKQKSVITEKMAEVDKCLTDGADEYLQLLSLCSVIMQQAIQNT, encoded by the exons GAGGAGATATGCAGGCGTTTTTGAAAGGTGCTTCATCACAGAGTGTTAAAGCTCAGaaaccatcatcatcatcatcaggtGGAGAGAAGAAACAGAGAGCTGTTCCCTGGGTGGAGAAATA TAGACCCAAGTGTGTGGATGAAGTTGCCTTTCAAGAGGAGGTGGTGGCAGTACTGAAGAAATCTCTAGAGGGCGCTGAT CTTCCCAACCTGCTGTTTTATGGCCCTCCTGGAACCGGAAAAACCTCCACGATCCTCGCCGCTGCAAGAGAACTCTATGG ACCCGAGCTGTACCGACAAAGAGTTCTGGAGCTTAATGCGTCTGATGAGCGAGGCATTCAGGTGGTGCGTGAGAAGGTGAAAAACTTTGCCCAGCTGACGGTGGCGGGCACGAGGCCGGA TGGAAAGCCTTGTCCACCATTTAAAATAATCATCCTGGACGAAGCGGATTCCATGACTTCTGCTGCTCAGGCGGCTCTCAGACGCACCATGGAGAAAGAGTCTCGGACCACACGTTTCTGCCTCATCTGTAACTACGTCAGCAG AATCATTGAGCCGTTGACTTCAAGATGCTCCAAGTTTCGCTTTAAACCTTTGGCCAATGACATTCAACGGGAACGTCTGCTTGAGATCTGTGAAAAAGAAAATCTCAAGTACAGCAAAGAG GGAATTGAAGCTCTGGTGCACGTATCAGAAGGTGATCTCAGGAAAGCCATCACATATCTCCAAAGTGCTGCGAGACTCAACTCTGAGCGGGAAATTACTGAAAAAATCATCATCGAGATCGCTGGG GTGGTTCCACCTAAAGTGATTGAAAACGTATTGCAGATCTGTTACAAAGGTCATTTTGAAAAGCTGGAGCTTGCGGTGAAG GATTTGATTGATGAGGGTTACGCTGGAACAAATATTCTTAACCAGTTACATGAAGTCATCATTGAAGAGAAGCTGAATGATAAGCAGAAATCTGTGATCACAGAGAAAATGGCT gAGGTGGATAAGTGTCTGACTGACGGTGCAGATGAGTATCTACAGTTACTGAGTCTCTGCTCTGTTATTATGCAGCAGGCCATACAGAACACATAA
- the rfc4 gene encoding replication factor C subunit 4 isoform X2 has translation MQAFLKGASSQSVKAQKPSSSSSGGEKKQRAVPWVEKYRPKCVDEVAFQEEVVAVLKKSLEGADLPNLLFYGPPGTGKTSTILAAARELYGPELYRQRVLELNASDERGIQVVREKVKNFAQLTVAGTRPDGKPCPPFKIIILDEADSMTSAAQAALRRTMEKESRTTRFCLICNYVSRIIEPLTSRCSKFRFKPLANDIQRERLLEICEKENLKYSKEGIEALVHVSEGDLRKAITYLQSAARLNSEREITEKIIIEIAGVVPPKVIENVLQICYKGHFEKLELAVKDLIDEGYAGTNILNQLHEVIIEEKLNDKQKSVITEKMAEVDKCLTDGADEYLQLLSLCSVIMQQAIQNT, from the exons ATGCAGGCGTTTTTGAAAGGTGCTTCATCACAGAGTGTTAAAGCTCAGaaaccatcatcatcatcatcaggtGGAGAGAAGAAACAGAGAGCTGTTCCCTGGGTGGAGAAATA TAGACCCAAGTGTGTGGATGAAGTTGCCTTTCAAGAGGAGGTGGTGGCAGTACTGAAGAAATCTCTAGAGGGCGCTGAT CTTCCCAACCTGCTGTTTTATGGCCCTCCTGGAACCGGAAAAACCTCCACGATCCTCGCCGCTGCAAGAGAACTCTATGG ACCCGAGCTGTACCGACAAAGAGTTCTGGAGCTTAATGCGTCTGATGAGCGAGGCATTCAGGTGGTGCGTGAGAAGGTGAAAAACTTTGCCCAGCTGACGGTGGCGGGCACGAGGCCGGA TGGAAAGCCTTGTCCACCATTTAAAATAATCATCCTGGACGAAGCGGATTCCATGACTTCTGCTGCTCAGGCGGCTCTCAGACGCACCATGGAGAAAGAGTCTCGGACCACACGTTTCTGCCTCATCTGTAACTACGTCAGCAG AATCATTGAGCCGTTGACTTCAAGATGCTCCAAGTTTCGCTTTAAACCTTTGGCCAATGACATTCAACGGGAACGTCTGCTTGAGATCTGTGAAAAAGAAAATCTCAAGTACAGCAAAGAG GGAATTGAAGCTCTGGTGCACGTATCAGAAGGTGATCTCAGGAAAGCCATCACATATCTCCAAAGTGCTGCGAGACTCAACTCTGAGCGGGAAATTACTGAAAAAATCATCATCGAGATCGCTGGG GTGGTTCCACCTAAAGTGATTGAAAACGTATTGCAGATCTGTTACAAAGGTCATTTTGAAAAGCTGGAGCTTGCGGTGAAG GATTTGATTGATGAGGGTTACGCTGGAACAAATATTCTTAACCAGTTACATGAAGTCATCATTGAAGAGAAGCTGAATGATAAGCAGAAATCTGTGATCACAGAGAAAATGGCT gAGGTGGATAAGTGTCTGACTGACGGTGCAGATGAGTATCTACAGTTACTGAGTCTCTGCTCTGTTATTATGCAGCAGGCCATACAGAACACATAA